The following proteins are encoded in a genomic region of Thiomicrospira sp. R3:
- the thiC gene encoding phosphomethylpyrimidine synthase ThiC: MTQNIKHTAEHSEITREPLPASTKTYIPGEIHKDIRVPMREIALTNGETLTVYDTSGPYTDPNAKIDLTQGIEPIRKSWIGARGDVEVYEGRQTQAVDNGYKRETDVPEALLVAEKGLKRKPLRAKAGKNVTQMHYARQGIITPEMEFIAIRENQRHTEVIDAEREARLKGESFGANLPALITPEFVRAEVAAGRAVIPNNINHPESEPMIIGRNFLVKINANIGNSALTSSIAEEVEKMVWSTRWGGDTVMDLSTGKNIHATRDWIVRNSPVPIGTVPLYQALEKVNGVVEDLSWEVYRDTLIEQAEQGVDYFTIHAGVLLRYVPMTAKRVTGIVSRGGSIMAKWCLAHHKESFLYTHFEDICEIMKTYDVSFSLGDGLRPGSLADANDEAQLAELKTLGELTKIAWKHDVQTIIEGPGHVPMHKIKENMDLQLELCHEAPFYTLGPLTTDIAPGYDHITSAIGAAMIGWYGTAMLCYVTPKEHLGLPNREDVKEGLMAYKIAAHAADIAKGHPGARYRDDEMSKARFEFRWMDQFNIGLDPERAMAYHDETLPRDSAKVAHFCSMCGPKFCSMKISQEVRDYAAKLGVDEQKALEAGMAEQAQTFKELGSEISVPVVQLADQLKKQA, translated from the coding sequence ATGACTCAAAACATTAAGCACACGGCTGAACACAGCGAAATCACTCGCGAACCGTTACCGGCTTCGACAAAAACCTATATCCCTGGCGAAATCCATAAAGACATTCGTGTGCCGATGCGCGAAATCGCTTTGACCAATGGCGAAACCCTGACGGTTTATGATACCTCCGGCCCTTACACTGACCCCAATGCCAAAATTGATTTAACCCAAGGGATTGAACCGATTCGTAAAAGCTGGATTGGCGCGCGTGGCGATGTTGAAGTCTATGAGGGCCGTCAAACTCAAGCGGTGGACAATGGTTACAAGCGTGAAACCGATGTGCCAGAAGCATTGTTGGTGGCGGAAAAGGGCTTAAAACGTAAACCGCTACGCGCTAAAGCCGGCAAAAACGTCACCCAAATGCATTATGCCCGCCAAGGCATTATTACGCCGGAAATGGAGTTCATCGCGATTCGTGAAAACCAGCGCCATACTGAAGTGATTGATGCCGAACGCGAAGCGCGCTTAAAAGGCGAAAGCTTTGGCGCGAATCTGCCAGCGTTGATTACCCCTGAGTTTGTGCGTGCCGAAGTTGCCGCTGGGCGCGCGGTGATCCCAAATAACATTAACCATCCGGAATCCGAGCCGATGATTATCGGTCGTAATTTCTTGGTTAAAATCAACGCCAATATCGGTAACTCGGCACTGACCTCGTCGATTGCCGAAGAAGTCGAAAAAATGGTTTGGTCAACCCGCTGGGGCGGCGATACGGTGATGGATTTATCGACCGGTAAAAACATTCACGCTACCCGCGATTGGATTGTGCGCAACTCGCCGGTGCCGATCGGTACCGTGCCTTTGTATCAAGCCTTGGAAAAGGTGAATGGCGTGGTTGAAGATCTGAGTTGGGAGGTTTACCGCGATACGTTGATTGAACAGGCCGAACAGGGGGTGGATTATTTTACGATTCACGCTGGCGTGCTATTGCGTTATGTGCCGATGACGGCCAAACGTGTCACCGGCATTGTGTCGCGTGGCGGTTCGATTATGGCGAAATGGTGTTTAGCGCACCATAAAGAAAGTTTTCTCTACACCCATTTCGAGGATATCTGCGAAATTATGAAAACCTATGATGTTAGCTTCTCACTCGGTGATGGCTTGCGTCCGGGTTCGTTAGCGGACGCGAATGATGAAGCGCAATTAGCTGAGCTCAAAACCCTAGGCGAGCTGACTAAAATCGCTTGGAAACATGATGTGCAAACCATTATCGAAGGCCCGGGTCACGTACCGATGCACAAGATTAAAGAAAACATGGATTTGCAGTTAGAGCTTTGTCACGAAGCGCCTTTTTATACCCTTGGCCCCTTGACCACCGATATTGCACCGGGTTATGACCATATTACCTCAGCGATTGGCGCAGCGATGATCGGCTGGTACGGTACGGCGATGCTGTGTTATGTCACGCCTAAAGAACACTTGGGCTTGCCCAACCGTGAAGATGTAAAGGAAGGCTTAATGGCCTATAAAATCGCTGCTCATGCCGCAGATATTGCTAAGGGGCATCCGGGGGCGCGTTATCGTGATGATGAAATGAGTAAAGCCCGCTTTGAATTCCGCTGGATGGATCAGTTTAATATTGGGCTTGATCCTGAACGCGCAATGGCCTATCACGATGAAACCCTACCGCGGGATTCGGCCAAAGTAGCGCATTTCTGCTCGATGTGTGGGCCAAAATTCTGCTCGATGAAAATCAGCCAAGAAGTGCGCGATTACGCCGCAAAATTGGGTGTGGATGAGCAAAAAGCGTTAGAGGCGGGCATGGCGGAACAAGCGCAAACGTTTAAAGAGCTTGGTAGTGAAATTTCAGTGCCAGTTGTTCAGCTGGCTGACCAACTGAAAAAACAGGCTTAA
- a CDS encoding FAD-dependent oxidoreductase codes for MSGATLGGLKTVGIVGAGLVGRVLALNLIQRGIQVTLYEKDSANTQPNAAGYTAAGMLAPFAELELMDAQLFQLGVRSIELWPDLLNWMAEQDCAVDFQHRGSLILAHHNDRADLQHFMRQLTHKLPDGYQVEPLNNARLTQLEPELAHHHQAWWLPNEGQVDSTQFFAQSERLLKNNPLVEWRENQPVEHLANRQIEGITFDWVFDCRGLGAKADIQDLRGVRGEVFWLDAPEVKLSRPVRLMHPRYRIYIVPRANGRYVIGASEIESDDRSPMSVRSSLELLSAVYSVHPGFAEARIVNQLTNCRPALGDNLPRIEQFDGLTRINGLYRHGYLFSPAIVEKALAQLV; via the coding sequence ATGAGTGGCGCGACCTTAGGCGGTTTAAAAACTGTTGGTATCGTCGGAGCAGGCCTGGTGGGGCGGGTGTTGGCGTTGAATTTAATTCAGCGCGGCATTCAGGTCACGCTCTATGAAAAAGATAGCGCCAACACTCAACCCAATGCGGCTGGATACACCGCAGCAGGCATGCTTGCGCCTTTTGCTGAGTTGGAGTTAATGGATGCCCAATTGTTTCAACTGGGTGTACGCTCAATTGAACTTTGGCCGGATTTGTTGAACTGGATGGCGGAGCAGGATTGCGCGGTGGACTTTCAGCATCGCGGCAGCTTGATTCTAGCGCACCATAATGACCGTGCCGACTTACAACATTTTATGCGTCAACTGACTCATAAACTGCCGGACGGCTATCAGGTTGAACCGCTCAATAATGCACGCTTAACCCAACTGGAACCCGAACTCGCCCATCACCACCAGGCCTGGTGGCTGCCGAATGAAGGCCAAGTGGATTCAACGCAGTTTTTTGCTCAAAGCGAACGCCTGCTAAAAAATAATCCGCTGGTGGAATGGCGCGAAAATCAGCCTGTTGAGCATCTGGCAAACCGCCAGATTGAAGGAATAACGTTTGATTGGGTGTTTGATTGTCGTGGCTTAGGCGCAAAAGCAGACATCCAAGATTTACGCGGGGTGCGGGGTGAAGTGTTTTGGTTGGATGCGCCAGAAGTCAAACTCAGCCGTCCGGTGCGCCTCATGCATCCGCGTTATCGCATTTATATTGTGCCGCGCGCCAATGGGCGTTATGTGATTGGCGCGAGTGAAATCGAAAGCGATGATCGCAGCCCTATGTCAGTGCGCTCTAGCTTAGAATTATTGTCGGCGGTCTACAGTGTGCATCCGGGTTTTGCCGAAGCGCGCATCGTCAATCAACTGACCAATTGCCGCCCGGCGCTGGGCGATAACCTGCCAAGGATTGAACAATTCGACGGCCTCACGCGCATTAACGGTTTATATCGCCACGGCTATTTGTTTTCGCCCGCGATTGTTGAAAAAGCATTAGCGCAGCTTGTTTGA
- the thiS gene encoding sulfur carrier protein ThiS has translation MILLINDKPNETNATNLAGLVAELKIEGAFALARNENFVPKSQYAQTPIAENDRIEIVAPMQGG, from the coding sequence ATGATTTTACTGATTAACGATAAACCCAATGAAACCAACGCAACCAACCTAGCAGGCCTGGTGGCGGAATTAAAAATTGAAGGCGCATTTGCCTTGGCGCGAAATGAAAACTTTGTGCCCAAAAGCCAGTATGCCCAGACACCCATAGCGGAAAACGACCGCATAGAAATCGTCGCCCCGATGCAAGGCGGATAA
- a CDS encoding type II toxin-antitoxin system Phd/YefM family antitoxin — protein sequence MMTLTATEARKTFFELIKQANQQHEMFQVQHKTGNAVIMSAEDYESLQETLHLLSQPDFKQTFSQSVAQADSGDLASFDEVFGEPQ from the coding sequence ATGATGACTTTAACCGCGACAGAAGCCAGAAAAACATTTTTTGAGCTGATTAAACAGGCAAATCAGCAGCATGAAATGTTTCAAGTACAACACAAAACCGGTAATGCCGTCATTATGTCGGCCGAAGATTATGAGAGTTTACAGGAAACACTTCACCTTTTATCGCAGCCAGATTTTAAACAAACATTTAGTCAGTCTGTTGCTCAAGCCGATTCTGGTGATTTAGCCAGTTTTGACGAGGTATTCGGAGAACCACAGTGA
- a CDS encoding type II toxin-antitoxin system RelE/ParE family toxin: MFTKLAQKDVVKLSPKLKNKLKDILRNKIAIAPETGKLLMGDLEGYYSVHLSFQDRIVYRIEQGQCIVLVVRAKTHYGE; this comes from the coding sequence GTGTTCACGAAACTGGCACAAAAGGATGTGGTAAAACTCTCGCCAAAGCTTAAAAACAAACTCAAGGACATTTTACGCAATAAAATCGCCATCGCACCCGAAACCGGTAAGCTGCTGATGGGTGATTTAGAAGGCTATTATTCCGTGCACTTGAGTTTTCAGGATCGCATTGTCTATCGCATAGAACAGGGACAATGCATTGTTTTAGTTGTTCGTGCAAAAACCCATTATGGTGAATAA
- a CDS encoding thiazole synthase, protein MTPNNQAWLLADKKINSRLLIGSALYPSPDIMRQAIQASGSQVVTVSIRRQNPGDQSGQAFWQIIQSLGCHILPNTAGCRNAKEAITTAQMAREIFGTHWIKLEVIGDDYTLQPDPFDLVKAAQALVEDGFEVFPYASDDLVLCQRLVDVGCRIVMPWASPIGSGKGIMNPYNMELIRQRLDKTTLIVDAGIGKPSHAAQALEMGFDGVLLNSAVALADDPVKMAGAFKYAMNAGRLGFEAGSMPQRELASASTPTLGTPFWHQG, encoded by the coding sequence ATGACCCCTAACAACCAGGCCTGGTTACTCGCGGATAAAAAAATTAACAGCCGCTTACTAATCGGTTCGGCTTTGTATCCGTCACCAGATATTATGCGCCAAGCGATTCAAGCCAGTGGCAGCCAAGTGGTCACGGTATCCATTCGCCGCCAGAACCCCGGTGATCAGAGTGGGCAGGCCTTTTGGCAGATTATCCAGTCACTGGGTTGTCATATTTTGCCAAATACCGCCGGTTGTCGAAATGCCAAAGAAGCGATAACCACCGCGCAAATGGCGCGTGAAATTTTCGGCACCCACTGGATTAAGCTCGAAGTTATTGGTGATGATTACACCTTACAACCTGATCCGTTTGATCTGGTCAAAGCTGCCCAGGCTTTAGTTGAAGACGGCTTTGAGGTTTTCCCTTATGCCAGTGATGATTTGGTGTTGTGTCAGCGTTTAGTCGATGTCGGCTGTCGGATTGTAATGCCCTGGGCGTCACCGATTGGTTCTGGCAAAGGCATAATGAATCCCTACAATATGGAACTGATCCGCCAACGCCTCGACAAAACCACCTTAATTGTCGATGCGGGCATCGGTAAACCTTCGCACGCGGCGCAAGCCCTAGAAATGGGCTTTGATGGTGTACTGCTTAACTCGGCGGTGGCCTTAGCCGATGATCCGGTCAAAATGGCCGGCGCTTTCAAATATGCCATGAACGCCGGACGCCTAGGCTTTGAAGCAGGTAGCATGCCGCAACGCGAACTCGCCAGCGCCTCCACCCCAACCCTCGGCACCCCGTTTTGGCATCAGGGTTGA
- the tpx gene encoding thiol peroxidase: MATITLKGNPIETVGELPTIGTMAPEAALTQADLNDILLADLKGSRLVLNVFPSIDTSVCAASVRMFNQQAAQLDNTKVLCISADLPFAQARFCGAEGIENLIMLSTFRHDVFGSAFGLTIKTGPLAGLLSRAIIVIDETGQIIYTEQVPEIAQEPNYSAALAAL, encoded by the coding sequence ATGGCGACGATTACATTAAAAGGCAATCCAATTGAAACAGTAGGCGAACTTCCAACTATCGGCACGATGGCGCCAGAAGCGGCATTAACCCAAGCCGATTTAAACGATATTTTATTAGCTGACCTTAAAGGCTCGCGCTTGGTTTTGAATGTATTTCCAAGCATTGACACTAGCGTGTGTGCCGCCTCGGTTCGCATGTTTAACCAGCAAGCGGCACAACTCGACAACACCAAAGTGTTATGTATTTCAGCCGATTTGCCCTTTGCGCAAGCTCGATTTTGCGGCGCAGAAGGCATTGAAAACCTGATAATGCTTTCAACTTTTCGCCATGATGTGTTCGGTTCGGCCTTTGGTTTAACCATAAAAACGGGACCATTAGCGGGCTTACTCTCCCGTGCCATCATTGTAATCGATGAAACGGGTCAGATTATCTACACCGAACAAGTGCCTGAAATTGCACAAGAACCCAACTATAGCGCGGCGCTAGCTGCACTTTAA
- a CDS encoding cytochrome b, with amino-acid sequence MWRNTPNYYGLIHIGLHWLIALAVLGLFALGLWMTQLDYYSPYYRSAPDLHRSIGVLVVTAMLFRFAWKLFNPTVQPLQTHRIWELWLAHIAHALMYLLVIALGVSGYMITTAHGQPLMIFDWFALPAINFGIEYQEEVAGDWHERFAWGLIALVGLHLLGALKHHLIDKDSTLKRMLSYKKNPVKGDLP; translated from the coding sequence ATGTGGCGCAATACTCCAAATTATTATGGTCTCATTCACATCGGCTTACATTGGCTGATTGCACTCGCCGTGTTGGGGTTATTTGCTTTAGGTTTGTGGATGACACAACTTGATTATTACAGCCCTTATTATCGTAGTGCACCGGATTTGCATCGCAGTATTGGGGTGTTAGTGGTAACGGCTATGCTGTTTCGTTTTGCATGGAAGTTATTCAACCCAACAGTCCAACCACTTCAAACCCATCGTATTTGGGAACTATGGTTGGCACACATAGCCCATGCACTGATGTACTTGCTGGTGATTGCGCTGGGGGTCAGCGGCTACATGATTACCACCGCTCACGGCCAGCCTTTAATGATTTTTGATTGGTTCGCTTTGCCAGCTATCAATTTTGGCATTGAATACCAGGAGGAAGTGGCGGGAGATTGGCATGAGCGATTCGCTTGGGGTTTGATTGCGCTAGTTGGCTTGCATCTGCTTGGCGCACTCAAACATCATTTGATTGATAAAGATTCAACTCTAAAACGGATGCTTTCTTATAAAAAAAACCCGGTCAAAGGAGATTTACCATGA
- a CDS encoding YceI family protein, translating to MKKLKALFIGAAAVLLAPLVQAQATTYDIDVQGMHASINFKVNHLGFSWLVGRFDKFEGYYVHDPKNPANEKVEVTIDTRSINSNHAERDRHLRSDDFLNVRRYPEAKFVSTSVVNQADGSKLIKGNFTLNGVTQPLEIVATKIGEGTDPWGGYRSGFEGSTEFKMKDFNFKRDLGPGSATVYLDLHIEGIKR from the coding sequence ATGAAAAAACTAAAGGCGTTATTTATCGGTGCGGCGGCGGTGTTACTTGCGCCGCTTGTCCAGGCCCAGGCCACCACCTATGATATTGATGTGCAGGGGATGCACGCTTCAATTAACTTTAAAGTCAACCATTTAGGCTTTAGCTGGCTAGTGGGACGGTTTGATAAGTTTGAGGGTTATTATGTGCATGACCCAAAAAACCCAGCGAATGAAAAGGTTGAGGTCACAATTGATACCCGTAGCATCAACTCCAACCATGCCGAGCGCGATCGACATTTACGCAGTGATGATTTTTTAAACGTGCGTCGTTACCCTGAAGCGAAGTTCGTTAGCACTAGCGTGGTCAACCAAGCCGATGGCAGCAAATTGATAAAGGGCAACTTTACTCTGAATGGGGTCACCCAACCTTTAGAGATAGTCGCAACTAAAATTGGCGAGGGCACGGATCCTTGGGGTGGCTATCGTTCGGGTTTTGAGGGGTCAACCGAGTTTAAAATGAAAGACTTTAATTTTAAACGTGATTTAGGCCCAGGTTCTGCAACCGTTTATCTGGATTTACATATTGAGGGTATTAAACGTTAA
- the ubiA gene encoding 4-hydroxybenzoate octaprenyltransferase, whose product MSLASLNSKINAYIQLMRLDKPVGIYLVLWPALWALWLAAEAKPPGLVLLVFILGAIIMRSAGCVINDYADRHWDGEVARTCNRPLATGIISPQQALVFFLLLCLIGFSLVLLLNPFTIFLSLGAVALAALYPFTKRFTHWPQLFLGAAFAWAIPMAFAAVQNQIPNQAWLLFAIVLVWTLIYDTLYAMADREDDLKVGIKSTAVLFGDYDRLIVGMLQGFMLGLLVWLGLLYALSLIYYLSLVAVALMFGYHQWMIRDRDPLMCFEAFKLNHWAGLVILLGLVLHYW is encoded by the coding sequence ATGTCTTTAGCTAGTCTTAACTCAAAAATAAATGCCTATATACAGCTGATGCGTCTTGATAAGCCAGTCGGCATTTATTTGGTGCTTTGGCCCGCGCTTTGGGCATTATGGTTGGCGGCTGAAGCTAAACCACCAGGCCTGGTACTTTTAGTGTTTATTTTGGGTGCCATTATTATGCGCTCGGCAGGTTGCGTAATTAATGATTATGCCGATCGCCATTGGGATGGTGAGGTGGCACGCACCTGTAATCGTCCACTAGCAACAGGAATCATTTCACCGCAGCAGGCGTTGGTTTTTTTTCTACTACTTTGTTTGATAGGCTTTAGCCTTGTGCTGCTACTTAATCCCTTTACGATATTTCTATCCCTGGGTGCGGTTGCCTTAGCGGCGCTTTATCCTTTTACCAAGCGCTTTACCCATTGGCCACAATTGTTTCTCGGCGCGGCTTTTGCCTGGGCGATTCCGATGGCCTTTGCAGCGGTACAAAACCAGATTCCCAACCAGGCCTGGTTGTTGTTTGCCATCGTGTTGGTATGGACATTGATCTACGATACGCTTTATGCGATGGCCGATCGGGAGGATGATTTAAAAGTGGGCATTAAATCGACAGCGGTATTGTTTGGTGACTATGACCGGTTGATTGTCGGCATGCTGCAAGGGTTCATGTTGGGTCTGTTAGTTTGGTTAGGGTTGCTCTATGCGCTCAGTTTGATCTATTATCTGAGCCTAGTAGCTGTGGCGCTAATGTTTGGTTACCATCAGTGGATGATCAGGGATCGTGACCCCCTAATGTGCTTTGAAGCCTTTAAGCTAAATCACTGGGCGGGCCTGGTAATTTTATTGGGTCTTGTTTTACATTACTGGTAG
- the glmU gene encoding bifunctional UDP-N-acetylglucosamine diphosphorylase/glucosamine-1-phosphate N-acetyltransferase GlmU: protein MGLKIVILAAGKGTRMRSKQPKVLQPLAMKPLLGHVIDTSVSLKPEQIIAVVGYAADSVKQVFGDTSLVWCMQAEQLGTGHAVQQAQAFINADDQVLILYGDVPLISRKTLIKLLSLVDELSPLSLLTIKLNNPTGYGRIVRDVQGKVGQIVEQKDANDQQLTIQEVNTGIMAVQGHQLLGWLAHLSNDNAQAEYYLTDIIAKAVADGYQVKTCSPSDEIEVLGVNNKAQLQDLERQYQYQQACLLMEQGATLIDARRVDIRGQVEIGQDVEIDVNVVFEGQVKLADGVKIGANCILKDVEIAQGAHIKPFSHLEQTKVGAACQVGPYARLRPGTELADQVHIGNFVEVKKSRIAQGSKVNHLSYIGDTQMGAGVNIGAGTITCNYDGVNKHQTIIGDRVFVGSDTQLVAPVTIEDDATIGAGSTITKTAPQGELTLSRAKQLTIKGWHKPVKKS, encoded by the coding sequence ATGGGTTTGAAAATTGTTATACTCGCGGCAGGAAAGGGTACGCGTATGCGTTCAAAACAACCTAAGGTTTTACAACCTCTGGCGATGAAGCCTCTACTTGGTCATGTTATTGACACCTCAGTATCACTTAAACCAGAACAGATTATCGCGGTAGTGGGTTACGCAGCCGATAGTGTTAAACAGGTCTTCGGTGATACAAGTCTTGTTTGGTGTATGCAAGCAGAACAGTTAGGTACTGGACATGCGGTTCAGCAGGCGCAAGCATTTATTAATGCAGATGATCAAGTGCTGATTTTGTATGGAGATGTCCCTCTTATCAGTCGGAAAACACTTATCAAACTATTATCTTTAGTTGATGAGTTGAGTCCTTTAAGCTTACTAACGATTAAGCTTAATAATCCAACGGGATATGGTCGTATTGTTCGGGACGTTCAAGGCAAGGTCGGGCAGATTGTCGAGCAGAAAGATGCCAATGATCAACAATTAACGATTCAAGAAGTTAACACGGGCATTATGGCGGTACAGGGTCATCAGCTTTTAGGATGGTTAGCGCATCTCAGCAACGACAATGCACAAGCTGAGTATTATCTTACTGATATTATCGCTAAAGCAGTAGCGGATGGTTATCAGGTAAAAACCTGTTCACCTAGCGACGAGATTGAAGTTTTGGGCGTGAATAATAAAGCCCAATTACAGGATTTAGAGCGACAATATCAATACCAGCAGGCCTGCTTGTTGATGGAGCAGGGTGCAACTCTTATTGATGCTAGAAGAGTTGATATTCGTGGTCAGGTTGAAATTGGTCAGGATGTTGAAATTGATGTTAATGTGGTCTTTGAGGGTCAGGTTAAATTAGCGGATGGTGTTAAGATTGGCGCAAACTGCATTTTAAAAGATGTTGAAATTGCACAAGGCGCACATATTAAGCCTTTTAGTCATTTGGAGCAGACCAAAGTCGGTGCAGCCTGCCAGGTTGGCCCCTATGCGCGTCTTCGTCCGGGTACGGAGCTTGCTGATCAGGTTCATATCGGAAATTTTGTTGAAGTTAAAAAGTCGCGTATTGCTCAGGGGTCGAAGGTCAACCATCTTAGTTATATTGGCGATACCCAAATGGGCGCTGGCGTAAATATTGGTGCGGGCACCATTACCTGTAATTATGACGGTGTTAATAAACATCAAACTATTATAGGTGACCGGGTGTTTGTTGGTTCAGATACCCAATTGGTTGCGCCTGTTACGATTGAAGATGATGCGACGATTGGTGCCGGTTCGACGATTACCAAAACGGCTCCACAGGGTGAATTGACCTTGAGTCGCGCCAAGCAGTTGACCATAAAAGGTTGGCACAAGCCAGTTAAAAAATCCTAA
- a CDS encoding F0F1 ATP synthase subunit epsilon: MAFSMQVDIVSAEGEIFSGKADRLFAQAANGEVGILPLHTQFLSQLKPGEVRVKSGDEEDSYYINSGMIEVQPHVVTILADTCVRSRDLDESLAAESKQRAEDAMENAKSEVDIARAQVELAEAVAQIQTITKLRERLQKTGMA; this comes from the coding sequence ATGGCATTCTCTATGCAAGTAGATATCGTAAGTGCGGAAGGTGAGATTTTCTCAGGAAAAGCTGATAGGCTTTTCGCACAGGCTGCCAATGGAGAAGTCGGTATTCTACCTCTTCATACCCAGTTTTTAAGCCAGCTTAAACCTGGTGAAGTCCGTGTTAAAAGTGGTGATGAAGAAGATTCATATTACATTAATAGCGGAATGATTGAAGTGCAACCTCATGTTGTGACTATTTTGGCTGATACGTGCGTGCGTTCACGAGACTTGGATGAGTCACTAGCGGCCGAATCGAAGCAGCGTGCTGAGGATGCAATGGAAAACGCGAAAAGTGAAGTTGACATTGCGCGTGCGCAAGTCGAGTTGGCAGAAGCGGTTGCCCAAATTCAAACAATCACTAAATTACGTGAGCGTTTGCAAAAAACTGGTATGGCTTAA
- the atpD gene encoding F0F1 ATP synthase subunit beta, producing MMSGKIVQIIGPVIDVEFKGAALPKVHDALTVDGNGLTLEVQQQIGDGVVRAIAMGSSDGLKRGMKVSNTGAAISVPVGKATLGRIFDVLGNEIDNAGPVETDMRMPIHRKAPKFEELAASQELLETGVKVIDLICPFAKGGKVGLFGGAGVGKTVNMMELIRNIAIEHSGYSVFAGVGERTREGNDFYHEMNEGGVLDKVALVYGQMNEPPGNRLRVALTGLTMAEYFRDEGRDVLFFVDNIYRYTLAGTEVSALLGRMPSAVGYQPTLAQEMGEVQERITSTKTGSITSIQAVYVPADDLTDPSPATTFAHLDATVVLNRSIAETGIYPAIDPLDSTSRQLDPLVVGQEHYNVANGVQQALQRYKELKDIIAILGMDELSEEDRALVARARKMQRFFSQPYFVAKVFTGEDGRYVPLAETIRGFKMILSGEMDDVPEQAFMFCGTIDEVIEKSQKYKG from the coding sequence TAATGGTTTGACCCTAGAGGTTCAACAGCAAATCGGTGATGGCGTTGTTCGTGCTATCGCGATGGGTTCATCAGATGGTTTAAAGCGTGGAATGAAAGTTAGCAACACGGGTGCAGCGATTTCTGTACCAGTGGGTAAAGCAACGCTAGGTCGTATCTTTGATGTTTTAGGTAATGAAATTGACAATGCAGGTCCGGTTGAAACTGACATGCGTATGCCGATTCACCGTAAAGCACCTAAGTTTGAAGAATTAGCCGCTTCTCAAGAATTACTTGAAACCGGTGTTAAAGTTATTGACTTGATTTGCCCATTCGCTAAGGGTGGTAAAGTTGGTTTATTCGGTGGTGCCGGTGTTGGTAAAACCGTAAACATGATGGAATTAATTCGTAACATCGCAATTGAGCACTCAGGTTACTCTGTATTTGCAGGTGTAGGTGAGCGTACTCGTGAAGGTAATGACTTCTATCATGAAATGAATGAGGGTGGCGTACTGGATAAGGTTGCCTTGGTTTATGGTCAGATGAATGAGCCGCCAGGAAACCGTTTACGTGTAGCCCTAACGGGTCTAACCATGGCTGAATATTTCCGTGATGAAGGTCGTGATGTGTTGTTCTTCGTTGACAACATCTACCGTTACACGCTGGCAGGTACTGAAGTATCTGCTTTGTTAGGTCGTATGCCTTCTGCGGTAGGTTACCAGCCAACGCTTGCTCAAGAAATGGGTGAAGTGCAAGAGCGCATTACCTCAACCAAAACTGGTTCTATCACTTCTATCCAAGCGGTATATGTACCAGCTGACGACTTAACTGACCCGTCACCTGCTACCACTTTTGCTCACTTGGATGCAACTGTAGTACTGAACCGTTCGATCGCAGAAACGGGTATTTACCCAGCGATTGATCCATTAGATTCAACCTCACGTCAGTTGGATCCATTGGTTGTGGGTCAAGAGCATTACAATGTGGCTAACGGTGTACAGCAGGCGCTGCAGCGTTATAAGGAGTTGAAAGACATTATTGCCATTTTGGGTATGGATGAGCTTTCAGAAGAAGACCGTGCGTTAGTAGCGCGTGCTCGTAAGATGCAACGTTTCTTCTCTCAGCCTTATTTCGTAGCGAAAGTGTTTACCGGTGAAGATGGACGTTATGTTCCTCTAGCTGAAACCATTCGTGGTTTCAAAATGATTTTGAGTGGTGAAATGGACGACGTGCCTGAGCAGGCATTTATGTTCTGTGGAACTATTGATGAGGTCATCGAGAAATCTCAGAAATATAAGGGGTAA